A genomic region of Trueperaceae bacterium contains the following coding sequences:
- a CDS encoding response regulator transcription factor has protein sequence MSQALADTKALAGRRVLIVEDEESLADIIELYLRQAGCSTEKARDGLRALDYHDRWRPDLLILDLGLPLLDGLEVLRRIREKATTPVLILTARAEEADEIAGLHLGGDDYLVKPVSARRLLSRVAALMRRAYSTEGRSAIHVGTLEIDSYSHRVSVAGAAVDLTPTEYRLLEHLAATPDRVISRAELIENAMPESDALERAVDIHLTHLRRKLREAGAGEPIRTVRGVGYSLGADGG, from the coding sequence ATGTCACAAGCTCTGGCAGACACCAAGGCGCTCGCAGGACGGCGCGTGCTGATCGTCGAGGACGAGGAGAGCCTCGCCGACATCATCGAGCTGTACCTGCGTCAGGCGGGTTGCAGCACGGAGAAGGCCCGCGACGGCCTGCGCGCCCTCGACTACCACGACCGGTGGCGGCCCGACCTCCTCATCCTCGACCTCGGGCTGCCCCTGCTCGACGGCCTAGAGGTGTTGCGGCGCATCCGGGAGAAGGCCACGACCCCCGTGCTGATCCTCACCGCCAGGGCGGAGGAGGCCGACGAGATCGCCGGCCTGCACCTCGGCGGCGACGACTACCTCGTGAAGCCCGTCAGCGCCAGGCGCCTCCTCAGCCGGGTGGCGGCGCTCATGCGACGTGCCTACTCGACGGAGGGCCGGTCGGCGATCCACGTCGGGACGCTCGAGATCGACTCCTACTCGCATCGCGTGAGCGTGGCCGGCGCCGCTGTGGACCTGACGCCGACCGAGTACCGCCTCCTCGAGCACCTGGCCGCCACCCCGGACAGGGTGATCTCGCGCGCCGAACTCATCGAGAACGCCATGCCGGAGAGCGACGCGCTCGAACGCGCCGTCGACATCCACCTCACGCACTTGCGCAGGAAGCTCCGCGAGGCCGGCGCTGGCGAGCCGATCCGGACCGTCCGCGGGGTCGGTTACAGCCTGGGGGCCGACGGCGGATGA
- a CDS encoding DUF4956 domain-containing protein, translating to MSPDLTNFVLGALLNLAFAILIARFVYYPGRGNREYVFAFLGSNVTVYFVMSLLTRLEIGVGVGFGLFALFSILRYRTDELPIREMTYLFVLMALPVFNSVLATQGAYWQLGLSNGFLVAVLFVLEKEWGFRFAETHTVRYDNAALCSPLRRQDLLDDLRARTGLPVHGVTVKQVDLLHDSALLQVHYYAPQAHAPGNDLARHGRGQGDDHHA from the coding sequence GTGTCCCCTGACCTGACGAACTTCGTCCTCGGCGCGCTCCTCAACCTCGCGTTCGCGATCCTGATCGCGCGCTTCGTCTACTACCCCGGCCGCGGCAACCGGGAGTACGTCTTCGCCTTCCTCGGCTCCAACGTCACCGTCTACTTCGTGATGAGCCTCCTGACGCGCCTCGAGATCGGGGTCGGCGTCGGTTTCGGCCTCTTCGCGCTCTTCTCCATCCTGCGCTACCGGACGGACGAGCTCCCGATCCGCGAGATGACCTACCTCTTCGTCCTCATGGCGCTCCCGGTGTTCAACTCGGTCCTGGCCACGCAGGGGGCGTACTGGCAGCTCGGGCTGTCGAACGGCTTCCTGGTGGCGGTCCTCTTCGTGCTCGAGAAGGAGTGGGGCTTCCGGTTCGCCGAGACCCACACCGTCCGGTACGACAACGCGGCCCTCTGCTCGCCCCTGAGGCGCCAGGACCTCCTCGACGACCTCCGGGCGCGCACGGGCCTCCCCGTCCACGGCGTGACCGTCAAGCAGGTCGACCTGCTGCACGACTCCGCCCTCCTACAAGTCCACTACTACGCTCCCCAGGCTCACGCTCCGGGGAACGACCTCGCCCGGCACGGCCGGGGACAAGGAGACGACCACCATGCGTAA
- a CDS encoding polyphosphate polymerase domain-containing protein, whose protein sequence is MRADQTERLGAAVDAFPRIGLHELRGASLMSRVDQKFVVHLADLIAVLEGARGAYRAVSLEGEVWQPYSTRYFDTPGFGLLRAHHRGRTPRAKVRSRVYLSSGLSFLEVKNRLNDGRTVKRRVQTSDPSRAPAADELSGLLLADLALDAAPSDLLGDTAGGALGDRPLETKLLNGYRRLTLVHQARPERVTIDTDLTFASGAASLALVGTAIIEVKQARLDNRSEFLRAVRAQRVRPRGFSKYCVFASLLDPSLPRNRLLPTIRAVTPWVVEA, encoded by the coding sequence ATGAGAGCAGACCAGACAGAGAGGCTGGGCGCGGCGGTGGACGCCTTCCCGAGGATCGGTCTCCACGAGCTGCGCGGAGCCAGCCTGATGAGCCGCGTCGACCAGAAGTTCGTCGTCCATCTGGCGGACCTGATAGCCGTCCTCGAGGGCGCGCGCGGCGCGTACCGCGCCGTCTCCCTCGAGGGCGAGGTATGGCAGCCCTACTCGACGCGCTACTTCGACACGCCCGGCTTCGGGCTCCTGCGCGCCCATCACCGTGGCAGGACGCCGCGAGCGAAGGTCCGTAGCCGCGTCTACCTCAGCAGCGGCCTCTCGTTCCTCGAGGTCAAGAACCGCCTCAACGACGGCCGCACGGTCAAGCGCCGCGTCCAGACGAGCGATCCCTCGCGGGCGCCGGCCGCGGACGAGCTCTCCGGGCTCCTGCTCGCCGACCTCGCCCTGGACGCCGCCCCGAGCGACCTGCTCGGCGACACGGCCGGCGGCGCGCTCGGCGACCGGCCCTTGGAGACCAAGCTCCTCAACGGCTACAGGCGCCTCACCCTGGTGCACCAGGCGCGCCCGGAGCGCGTGACGATCGACACCGACCTCACGTTCGCCTCAGGCGCAGCGAGCCTCGCGCTGGTGGGCACGGCGATCATCGAGGTCAAGCAGGCGCGGCTGGACAACCGGTCGGAGTTCCTCCGGGCCGTGCGCGCCCAACGGGTGCGGCCGCGGGGCTTCAGCAAGTACTGCGTCTTCGCGAGCCTGCTCGACCCGTCGCTGCCACGGAACCGTCTGCTGCCGACCATCCGGGCCGTGACGCCCTGGGTAGTGGAGGCCTGA
- a CDS encoding CotH kinase family protein, producing the protein MRKRAISLLIAVAFTLLIGPWGAAFAQEQAQTGDPTTGQPPQGWPPAGGAPADFPNGFPGGFPEDLPDGFPPDFPADFPADFPGGMPPFGDAQAQGQFGGPRGGMPGGRGGGGFGPDQQEYELVDEFDEDGDGVLDATERAAALASIGRTVRTNVAGTPGPSLTADDVTTYPETDALYDPTAIRTIFVELDEENWEAELEAFYNTDVHLIGTVQVDGVTYADVGVRFRGNSSFSMVAAGLKRPLRLKLDLLVDGQDLLGYRSLNLINGANDPSSLRTVVYSMIAQDYIAVPKVGLVRLVVNGESWGIYQDQQHYNKDFLADYFDDTGGVRWKVSGSPNGQGGMLYLGDDPDTYRSIYEIDNKDTDASWAALIDLFRTLNDTPTEDLVAALDPILDIDGVLRFFALEVALSNSDAFYSRASDYYIYLDESGKFHVMPHDFNEALGAGERGPGGRGGSGSATTIDPLVNANDATKPLRTRLLEVPELRERYLAYVRDIAEKWLDWDTLGPIVTELHESIDADFATDTRALFTYEQFQASVEGLKNYVEARQAYLLSVLPE; encoded by the coding sequence ATGCGTAAGCGCGCCATCTCGCTTCTCATCGCCGTAGCCTTCACGCTCCTCATAGGCCCCTGGGGCGCCGCGTTCGCCCAGGAACAGGCCCAGACGGGCGACCCGACGACGGGTCAGCCGCCCCAGGGCTGGCCGCCGGCGGGCGGAGCGCCGGCGGACTTCCCGAACGGCTTCCCCGGCGGCTTCCCGGAGGATCTCCCCGATGGCTTCCCACCCGACTTCCCTGCCGACTTCCCGGCCGACTTCCCTGGCGGGATGCCGCCCTTCGGCGACGCGCAGGCCCAGGGCCAGTTCGGCGGGCCCCGGGGCGGCATGCCGGGCGGTCGGGGCGGCGGCGGCTTCGGACCCGACCAGCAGGAGTACGAGCTCGTCGACGAGTTCGACGAGGACGGTGACGGCGTTCTCGACGCCACGGAGCGCGCGGCCGCCCTCGCCTCGATCGGGAGGACCGTGCGCACGAACGTGGCGGGCACCCCGGGTCCGTCGCTCACGGCCGACGACGTGACGACGTACCCAGAGACGGACGCCCTCTACGACCCCACGGCGATCCGCACGATCTTCGTCGAACTAGACGAGGAGAACTGGGAGGCGGAGCTCGAGGCCTTCTACAACACGGACGTGCACCTGATCGGAACGGTGCAGGTCGACGGCGTCACCTACGCGGACGTCGGGGTGCGGTTCCGCGGGAACTCGTCCTTCAGCATGGTGGCGGCCGGCCTGAAGCGACCCCTACGCCTCAAGCTGGACCTGCTCGTCGACGGCCAGGACCTGCTCGGTTACCGCTCCCTCAACCTCATCAACGGAGCCAACGACCCCAGCTCGCTCCGCACCGTCGTCTACTCCATGATCGCGCAGGACTACATCGCGGTCCCCAAGGTCGGGCTCGTGCGGCTGGTCGTCAACGGCGAGAGCTGGGGCATCTATCAGGACCAGCAGCACTACAACAAGGACTTCCTCGCCGACTACTTCGACGACACGGGCGGCGTGCGCTGGAAGGTGTCCGGCAGCCCGAACGGGCAGGGCGGCATGCTCTACCTCGGCGACGACCCCGACACGTACCGCTCCATCTACGAGATCGACAACAAGGACACGGACGCGAGCTGGGCGGCCCTGATCGACCTGTTCCGCACGCTCAACGATACGCCGACGGAGGACCTCGTCGCGGCGCTCGATCCCATCCTCGACATCGACGGCGTCCTACGCTTCTTCGCCCTCGAGGTCGCGCTCTCGAACTCCGACGCTTTCTACAGCCGGGCGAGCGACTACTACATCTACCTGGACGAGAGCGGCAAGTTCCACGTCATGCCGCACGACTTCAACGAGGCGCTAGGGGCCGGGGAGCGCGGGCCGGGCGGCCGAGGCGGCTCTGGCTCCGCGACGACGATCGACCCGCTCGTCAACGCGAACGACGCGACCAAGCCTCTGCGCACGCGCCTGCTCGAGGTGCCCGAGCTCCGCGAGCGCTACCTGGCGTACGTCCGCGATATCGCGGAGAAGTGGCTCGACTGGGACACGCTCGGCCCGATCGTGACCGAGCTGCACGAGAGCATCGACGCCGACTTCGCCACCGACACGCGCGCGCTGTTCACCTACGAGCAGTTCCAGGCCTCCGTCGAGGGCCTGAAGAACTACGTCGAGGCCAGGCAGGCGTACCTGCTGTCCGTTCTGCCGGAGTAG
- a CDS encoding cystathionine gamma-synthase family protein: MSEENGPQAATAAVWGGEEGVRIAGATQVPVVHSVAFGYDDLDHWRDVALGRADGHIYSRNTNPTVRAFEEKIRLLEGAEAATSFSTGMAAISATLFALLAPGERVVSVKDTYGGTNRLFLDYLPRFGIEVALCETDDQAGIVAAIDAGCKLVYLETPTNPTCKILDIELLARHAKAQGATVVVDNTFATPINQSPLALGADLVVHSATKYLGGHADALGGALCGAAGLVAKVFAYREVNGAALHADAAYLLLRGMKTLALRVERQSANAMAVARFLDAHPRVERVFYPGLPSHPNHAVAARQMRAFGGMLSFQLVGGFEAVKAFLPRLRFAHRAANLGAVETTVAPPRTGSHVELTEQERAAMGIPEALVRYSAGIEDVRDLIADLEQALAAAS; this comes from the coding sequence ATGAGCGAGGAGAACGGACCGCAGGCCGCGACCGCGGCGGTGTGGGGCGGCGAGGAAGGCGTGCGCATCGCCGGTGCCACGCAGGTCCCGGTGGTGCATAGCGTCGCGTTCGGTTACGACGACCTCGACCATTGGCGCGACGTGGCGCTCGGCAGGGCCGATGGCCACATCTACAGCCGCAACACGAACCCTACGGTGCGGGCCTTCGAGGAGAAGATCCGCCTCCTGGAAGGGGCGGAGGCCGCCACGAGCTTCTCCACCGGCATGGCGGCGATCAGCGCCACCCTCTTCGCGCTGCTGGCGCCGGGCGAACGCGTCGTGTCCGTCAAGGACACGTACGGCGGCACCAACCGGCTGTTCCTCGACTACCTGCCGCGCTTCGGCATCGAGGTCGCCCTCTGCGAGACGGACGACCAGGCCGGCATCGTCGCGGCCATCGACGCCGGCTGCAAGCTCGTCTACCTCGAGACCCCCACGAACCCGACGTGCAAGATCCTCGACATCGAGCTGCTGGCGCGCCACGCCAAGGCCCAGGGCGCCACGGTGGTGGTGGACAACACGTTCGCCACGCCCATCAACCAGAGCCCGCTGGCGCTGGGAGCCGACCTCGTCGTCCACAGCGCGACCAAGTACCTGGGCGGCCACGCCGACGCCCTGGGCGGAGCGCTCTGCGGCGCCGCCGGGCTCGTCGCCAAGGTGTTCGCCTACCGCGAGGTCAACGGCGCAGCGTTGCACGCGGACGCCGCCTACCTGCTGCTGCGCGGCATGAAGACGCTCGCGCTGCGCGTGGAGCGCCAGAGCGCCAACGCCATGGCCGTGGCGCGCTTCCTCGACGCGCACCCGCGCGTCGAGCGCGTCTTCTATCCCGGCCTGCCGAGCCACCCCAACCATGCGGTCGCCGCGCGCCAGATGCGCGCCTTCGGCGGCATGCTGTCCTTCCAGCTCGTGGGCGGCTTCGAGGCCGTCAAGGCCTTCCTGCCGCGGCTCCGGTTCGCGCACCGCGCCGCCAACCTCGGCGCCGTCGAGACCACCGTCGCCCCGCCGCGGACGGGCAGCCACGTGGAGCTGACGGAGCAGGAGCGCGCCGCCATGGGCATCCCGGAGGCGCTCGTCAGGTACTCGGCCGGCATCGAGGACGTGCGCGACCTCATCGCCGACCTCGAGCAGGCGCTCGCGGCCGCGAGCTGA